Within Hydrogenispora ethanolica, the genomic segment GGAGATCGCGCATCATCTTGACGGACTTGGCCGGCGTCGAGTACGCCCCGCCTTTGCCACCCGGGATCACCGTCGCCCCGCAGCTCTCGATGAATGTCTTGTGAAAGGCCAGTCCGGCCGAGCTCATTTCATACGGCAAAGCATTAAAGCAGATATCGCCGTGCTCCACCGGCACCAATGACGGATACCCGGGAGCCAGGTCATGGAGGTAGAAATCCTCCCAGGAGTACATGATATAAATCTCATCGCCGCCGGTGGTGCCGGTCGAGACCTGGACCAGCGCGATGTCCTGTTTGTCGCAGGCCAACAGCGCCCACGGTTTGCCGCGCAATTCATCCTTGGTGGTAAAAGGGATCCGGCTCAGATCGGCAAATTCATGAATATCACCGGGGGTCACCCCGGCCCGGGCCATCTTGTCATGGTAAAAGGCTGAACGCTCGTAAGCCCGGGCAATCACTTCCCGCAGCGATTCCATTTGAAACTCCCGGAGCCTCGCCTGCGGCAGGGTCTCCGGAAACTCGCCTTCTACGGCGAAATACTTTTGTAACACTGGCGGTCTTGCCAGCTTCGCAAGCCTTTTTTCAAAACGCGAACTCATTCGCTCCAGTCTCCTCCCTTCGCTACCCTTGCGTCATGCTCGGACAACCGGCCCGCCCCATCATTCCTTCCGGTTCCGCTCCAAAGTTCGCTCGGCCGAGGCCAGATCGCGGAGCAGCTGCTCGTAGAATTTGGCGCTAAAAATATGCGGCTCTCTCTGATACCGGTCGATAAGATACTTAAAGTCCGCCACTCCCATGGCGGTGCGGTGGAAAAAAGCCTCCGGCAGGCGGCAGCAGACATAGCCTCTTAATATCCGGATCTCGACGTTATCCGGTTCATTTTGCGCGGCTTTGTCCAGGGACTTTAAGCCTTGCCGCACGTAATCGAGGCGCTCCATCGGATCGATCGCATCCCGGCCCATTAGGGTCATGACGCTCCCATAGTAGGCCTCCACCAAATGATTGGGCAGTTCGGGCCGGCGGATCTGCGTCACCAAGGAATACGCTTCCTTGACAGCCTGTTTATCACCCTGCACCGCCCGTTGGTGCAGCTCGATCACTTCATCCAGGACCAACGCCTGGAGCCTTTTTTTATCGAAGAAAAACGGGAATCCGAAGCCGCCGTAGCGCGGGCCGCCGGACTGAAATTTAGACCCCCATCGGTTCATTTTGATCCCCCCTTCCGGTCGATAATCGCGGTTAACCGCCCCTTCATCGGGACCCTCTTGCTTTGCGCTTGGGGAATATGGGGGAACCGCAGCTCCCCCATATTCGGGCGGATGTCAGCTCTATCTTTGGGGCAAATGTTCCAGGATCGCCTGTTTAACTTTGTCGGGAATCTCAATTCCATGGGCGCTGAGCACTTCCAAGATGGTATTCTGGATATCCGGGAAGGACTTCTCCGCGTCGCCTTGAGCCGTGGCAAAGTTTTTAAATTTTTCGGCCAAAGCCCGGGCTATCTCTTCCCCGTTGATTTGGACACGTTGGTTCAAGCTAGGACCCCCTTTCAAGTTGCGGCTCCCGTCAAAGCCGCGGATTATCGCCGGTGAACCGGGCCAGTTTTTCCCTTGGAATTCTTCTGGTCCAGTATTTGACGGACAGTAGCGGCCAATTGCGCCGGGTGGTCATCCTGAAAGATATTCCTGCCGATCGCCACTCCTTGCGCGCCGGCCGCTACCGCATCGGCCACCATCTCCAAAAGTTCCGCCGGGGAATTCAGCTTGGGCCCTCCGGCAATGATCACCGGCACCGCCACCGCCGCCACGACCTCCGCAAAGGATTCCGGATCCCCGGTATAATTCACTTTGACGAGGTCCGCTCCCAGCTCTTCGGCGACCCGGGCGGCGTGTTTGATCTTGGCGGGGTCATACTCGCTGTCCTTGGCGCCATCCCGCACGTACATCATGGCCAGCAGCGGAATGCCCCAGCGGCTGCATTGTTCGGAGACCGTTCCAAAATCCTTGAGCATTTCGGCCTCAAAAGCCGAACCCAGATTGACATGGATTGAGATTGCAGTCGCCCCCAGCTCCAGCGCGCGTTCCACCGAAGTCACCTGTTCCTTGCGGTTGGGATCGGGGGCCAGCGCGGTTGAGGCCGAAAGATGCAAAATCATTTCACAACCGGCCGGACTCAATAGATCGTCGATCCGCTCCACCAAGCCTTTATGGACCACCACGGCATCGATGCCGCCATCGATTGCCGCCTGAACGGTGCGGCGGATATCCGTCAGCCCCGGTACGGGCCCGATGGTGATGCCGTGATCCAACGGCAGGATGAACAATCGGTCCGAATGCCGGAATAAACGTTTGAGCCTAAGGTCCTTTCCCGCCATACCGTCACCTCCTTTCTCCGCCGAAACCGGGGCCACCGTAGCCGCCGGATGGTTCAGCGTTCGATAATGGTCTCACCGACACCGATCCCCACATGACGGCCGGGCTGGCAGAGATGGCCCAACAGCGAATCGCCGGGTCGGATCAGCGTGGCGTTCCGCGGTTTGCCGTCGGCTCCCATCAGCCGGATATGCCAGTCGTCTTGCACGATCACATTCAGTTCGGTCCCTTCGATCTCGCCTTTGATCAACAGCAGCGGCCGGATCTCGGTCTTCACCCGGCCGACCGTGAGGACCCGCGTCGCTCCCCGCCAGTCGACGCAGAGCACTTGGCTGCCGGCCTCCTGTTCGGAGAGATAGCCGGCGGTATTCCGGGGCATCCAGATGTAGGAGTGGACCGCGCCGGCATTCACCCGGAACGGCCGCAGGTTCATGTAGGGCAAGTAGTGCGTCTCGGAGCAGACCAGGATTCCCCCGGCGGAGGTCGACCCGACCAGCATCCCTTCTTCCTGAGTCATCAATCCGGTAGTATCCACGCAGGAGCGCCAGCCCATGCCGGCATGACGAACCGCCGTAACCCGCAGCGGCTTCAGTTCCAAGACCGGCGACGCCTCTTCCCGGAGCAATTCCGCCACTCGCTTGATCTCGGCCAGATCCTCCCCGGCGAAAAGCACTCCGTCGCTCCCCTTCTCCAGTACGCCGAAAGCGACTTCGGTCTCCGCCGCGCCGGTGGTCCGCCGTAGCAACGCGGTGCCGCTCGCTTCCAACCGGGCGATAAAGAGTTCCAAGGGGATATTCGTGGGCAGATCGAAATCGACCACCGCGTACCGGTATTGGGCGGCCAGCCGGCACGCTTGCTCCAACGATTCTTTCTGTTGCACCGCCAAAAAAATACAAGGGACGAATCCTTGGCTCCCGGCCCGGTCCAGCAACTCCGGGGATTCGGAGAATACCAGATCGCCCCGGTTCAAATCCGCTAAATCCGCTGCGGCGCGAATCTCAGTGACAAAGCAGGTTTTTTGGGGGAAATGGCCGCTGCGGCGCTGCTCCGGGGTTACCACGATTTTTTCGAGCGCCGATTGATTCACCAGGCTCCAGAGATCGTGGCGCTCAAGCGGGATGCTGCGGCCGTCAAACCAAATTTCGCGCGGTTTCGAATCCATTGTCATCACCCACCTCTTCCGTTTGGTCCACTATACCCGGACCGATCGCAAATAGCGCTCTTCCGCCATCTCCTGCGCCGTGTAAATATATTGCGGCTTGCCGACCAGTCCCACCGCCAGCAGTTCATCCCGGTCATAAAGGCTTCCCCGGGCGACGACCGTGACGCTTACCTTGATCCCGAACCGTTCCTCGAGGCTTTTTAGCAACTCCGGCGGGAGCGACGTTTCGGATGCGTCCGCCTCGACCACCAGGCGCAAGCTGTCGCCGTCGGCGGCAGCCACCCAGAAACGCCGGTGCGGCAATGCGGCCACGATCTCCTCGATATCCCAGAGATCCAACCGGCGGCCACCCACTGTCACGGTATCCTCGGTCCGGCCCCTGATTTCCATGGTCATCTCCCTGCCGCAGGCGCACTTCCCCGGAACCAAACGGGCCCGGTCGCCGGTGAGGTACCGGACCAGGGGAGTGCCCCGGCGTCTCAGGGTGGTCACCACGAGTAGCCCGGTCTCCCCGGGGTCGGCCGGGGTTTGCCGGTCTTCCCGCAGAATCTCAAAGTAAAAATAGTCCGTTTGAGGATGGGGCCGCTGCAATGGACAATCCACTACCGCCACCCCGATCTCGGTCATGCCGTAATTATCAAAAACCGGTACCCCCCAGGCTTCTGCCACGGTTTGCCGCCGCCCCGGCGCCAGCAGTTCGCCGGCGGTGCAAATGGCCCGCAACGAGGGGAAATCGCTGCGCGGATCATAACCCAGCAACCGGGCGGTCTCCGCGATCAACAGCGCCTGTAGCGGTAGGCAGGCCAGTACGGTGACAGGCAGTTTCCGCAACAGATCGACGATCCGCGGGAACGGGCTGACGGTGGAGCGGGCCCCGGCCGGAACCACACAGGCTCCGCACTGCTGGGCCAGGGTCGTGACGGTATGCGCGATCGACGAAATCGAGTAGGGAAAGCGCACCATCACCAGGTCATCCGGGTGGAAGCCGACCCCCCAGTCGCGCAATGCGGCGGCATTGTCCAGATAATCTTGCTTGGATAACCAGACGGAAACCGGCGTGCCGGTGGTCCCGAACGTCTCATGGTATTGGTAAAGCTCGCTCCGGTCCAGGCAAACCAGGCCGAAGGGCGAAGCCGCCCGCAATTCGGCCTTGGTGGCCAGGGGAATCCGCTGAAACTCCGCCAGAGAGCGCAACGGTTCTCCGGAGAAACGCTCCCGGTAAAACGGCGCCTTTTGACAATGTTGCAGCAATGCATTGAGTGCCGCTAAGGTGGTTTGCTGATCCATGGCTCAAGCCTCCCCGGACAGCCGGAGCAGTTCCCGGATATTGCCGCCCAGGATGCGATCCTGTTCCGCCCCGGCCAGCTTCAACAGCAAAATCTTCTGCAGCTCGACCGCGGGATGGGATAAGGGAAACTCCGATCCAAAGACCAGTTTACTCGCTCCCACCCGGGCCACCGCCGCTTGAAGATGCAGGAAGTTGGCGGTGGAAGTCTCCAGATAAAAATTGTCCAGGCTGGCCGCTGCCTCCAGGCCTTCTTGATCGGCCGGACCGAATCCCATATGCCCCAGAATGAAACGGGTCCCGGGAAACTGGCGGGCCAAGGCGACCAAGCGGGCGGTGGAAGCCCCCGGACTATAGACCACGTGCGTATACAAAGGCAGGCCATGCTCCCCGCAACAGGCCGCCAGATCGGCTACGGCTTTGCTGGCGAAGGAGAATTCATGGGAGAGCGGCGATAGCTTAAGGCCGCGAAAGCCCTGGCGAAACCCCTCTTCCAACTTGGCCGGCCCGTCGGGATCGTGGGGATTGATGCAGATCAAGCCCCGCAGTTTCGAGGGATGGCTTTGCCAACAAGCCTGCAGATAGCGGTTGTTCGGTTCCGGATGTTCCGGTTTGGCCCTTCCCGTTACGTAGTCCGTCATCTTGCGGACATCCAGCATTCCGCCGGGCACCACCACTCCCTGATCGATCCCGCTGGCCGCCAATTGGACCAGATATTGTTCGGCGCCGCCGTAGTCGGTTTCCGAAATATGCGCATGACCGTCGATTATCATATCGTTCACCCCTTCCGTAAACAACACCGCTCACTCGGATCCGGCCCGGCGCACGGCGGCGGCCAGATCGGCCACCAGCCGCTCCTGCAGATCCGCCGGGAAAATCCGGTTATCCTGCCGGTAAGCTCCGATCAAGTACTGAAAATCGGCGATGGCCTGCCGGGTGGTATGGAAAAACGCCTCCGGCAAAGAGTAAGCCAGGTACCCGCGGAGCAGCCGGAGCTCCCAATGGTCCGGAGCCTGACTCACCGCTTCGTTCAACAGCTTCAAACCCTTGATTGCGGCGCCGAACATTCCGTTGGTATCCGAGGCATACCGGCCGTTCAAGGCCAGGGAACTGCCGTAGTAGCCCAGGGCCACCGGATCCTGGGGATCCCGGGAGTGGGCTTGCTCCCACAGTTCCAGCCCCATCCGGGCGGCGGTTTTATTCCCGGCCACGCCCAGATCGTGCAGCCGCTTGGCTTCGGCATAAAACCCCGCCCGGTCCGCGCTGAGGGATAGCCCGGCCACCGGCTCGGGCGGACGGCTGTTGGCGATGTTCGCCGCGATCCGCCGCTGAAGCTCCGGATCCGCAGTGGGCGACAACTCCTGATAGACCGCCTCCGCTTCGGCGTCCATGCCCAGACGCTGGTAACATTGTCCGAGGTTAAATAAGATCTCCCCCCATTGCTCCTCCGTCAAAAGGCCGGGGTCCCGGCGACGGCGTTCCGCCAAGTATTCAAAGTCAGTAATCGCGGTGGCGGTACGGGCAAAGAATAGTTCCGGGAGCCGCATGCTGTGGCGCGCCCGGATCAGACGGAGCTTCAGGTTATCGGGCTCACTGACCACCGCCGCGTCGATCGTTTTCATCGCCTTGATGGCATTGGCGAACATCTCGCCGGTATTCGAGGCGTCGCGCCCCAGCAACGAAACGCAGTCGGCATGGCAGGCTTTGAATACTTGGTTCTCGGGATAGAAAACCTGGGCTTTGGCGAAAAAGTCCATGGCTCGGCGGAGCTCCTGTTTCTCCCCGGCCAAGGCCCGCTGATGAAGGCGTTCTCCTTCCGCCAGCACGGTAGGCAATGGCTGGAGCAAAACCAGAAATTGCCCGGCCGAACCGTTCCGGGCCGGTTCCTGCTCAAGGAGCAGCCGGTACTTGGGGTCCTGGGCTTCCGCCAGCAACCGGTCCCGGACCGCCGCCGCGTCGGCTGTTTTCCCCAGATTGGAATAGGCGAGACTCAAGTTATACAACATCTCCAGGTATAATTCGGACGGAATGCCATCGGGGTAATTTTCACAGCAGGAAAGCAAATACTGAAAATCCTCAACCGCGGTCGCATTGCGGTGAAAATAGATCTCCGGCAGGTTCAGACAGACATTGCCCCGGATGATCCGGATCTCAAACTGATCGGGTTCGCTGGCCACGGCCTGATCCAACAGCTTCAAACCCTTGATGACGGTAGCCGAGCGTTCCACCGGGTCCGTCAGGTCCCGGCCCAGCAAGCAAAGGGTGCTTCCGTAATAGGCGAGCACCCCGTGATGCTCGGGAAGTTCCCTTTGGAGTCCTTCCAGAAGATTCAAAGCCTCCCGCACCGCTTGCTTGTCGCCGGATAATCCGCTCTGATGCAACCGCACGGCTTGCTGAAACCGGTCCGGTCCGCCCGAGTCGTCAGCCGGCGCTTTTTTCATTTGTGACAATAAAGAAAACTTTCGCATGGCTAGCCTCCTCTCCACAAATGTCCAGATGATACCCTGGTTCGTTCCAGTTGAAACACAGCTTGTTGCGTCTGTATTCAAGATACGTGCTCCGAAATAAAATGGAACCTTTTTTTCGGCACTTTTTTCAATGTTTATGGAATACAAGCCAATAAGGCCCGACGATTGTCCATTATTACATGGATTCGGTACATTGCATCGTGCCCGGTTCGGCGCGTTTTTGAGGGCCTGCCCCTTGCCCGGACGACGCCTTGAAAACAGTGCGATCCAAAACGGTGCCGCAGCCAATCATCCTCATGGGCTGGGGGCCAAATCGATGAAAATAAAAAGCAACTCTAAGTTCGAGTTGCTTTAGGCATCGGACTGGACGTCCATTCTAAAAATGGGAAGCCAAACGATGGGATTTATTTGGCCGCCGGCAGCAGGATGGTAAAGGTGGTCCCCTCATCGACGACGCTGCTGACGCTGATCTCCCCCCGGAACTGCTCAATCACTTTTTTGGCCACCGCCAGCCCGATTCCGGTCCCCTTCTCCTTGGTGGTAAAGAACATATTCCAGATCTTCGGAATATCCTTTGCGGGGATGCCGCGGCCATTGTCGGCCAGTTCGATCCGGACCATGCCGCCGTCGGTATAAGCGGCGCTGAACCGGATCTCTCCCGGCCCGGTCATTGCCTCCAGGGCGTTGGTCAGCAGGTTCAGCAGTACATACTGAAAGTCCAGCTGGTTGATGGTCACCAATGGTTCGGGCTCGGTGAGCGCCTCGACGATGGTCACCGTTTCCAGCTTGCCGCCCAGGATCACCTTGGCGTTGTCGAACATCTCCTTCACCGAACAGGTGGTGGAAACCTCGTTCCCGGCCCGGCTGAAACGGAGCATCCGGTTGAGATAGTCGCTGACATTGCCGATCAAGTCGTCGATGCGGTGAAATTGCGGCTTGGGATCCTGGCTGGCGGGCATCAGATAACCGTACTGCGCCAGGCATTTCATGGCGGCCAGCATGTTGCGGACATCGTGGACAAAGGTGGAGACCATCTCGCCGATGGCCGACAGCCGCTCGATGTGGCGCACATGCATCTCCAGCAGCCGCTGTTCGGTCATGTCGACGAACCAGGACATCGCCCCTTCTTCCCCGGACTCCAAATTGATGGGGAAACAATAGGCGAACAGGATCTTCGGCTTGGACTCCGGGATCGGAAAGACCATCTCCCGGACGACCTTTTTCTTCTCAAGCAGTGCCTCAAGCAAGGGCGGGTTCTTCACCCCGAACGCAGTCACCCTTCTGCCGATGAAGTCGTCCGGCCGCGCGCCGAGCATCTGGGCCCCGGTCTGGTTGAAATCGACGTAAACCCCGGAGCTGTCGATGACGGAATAGCCCCAGGGGCAATTCTCCAACATCTGCAGTTTGTGCCGCTCGGTATTGTAGAGGTTCTGATAGGTCTTCTGATTCAGCCGGAAGATCGATTCCAGCTCCTCATAGTCCAAAACCGCCGCCGGCTCCTGCCTGCCCGCCAACAGCAGCTTATCCAGGTTGCGTTGAATCTTCCGCGCCAGCCAGGTGATGTTGCCGGCCGACAGATAGCCGCAGATGGCGAAGGCGACGAGCAAGCCGCCGATGATCGGCAGCCAGAGGTAGATCAATTCCCAAAAGGTAATATTGGCGAAGACATGGCCCACCACCACGCCCCGGAGCACCACCGGGTAAAAGCACTGCAGGATCCACTGGCGCGAAATGGCCGACCACTGGAAAGAATAACGAGGCTCCAGCCTCGGCCAGGAACGTCGTCCCGGCACCGTTGGAATATAGCGATCGACATCGATGTCGCGCACATTGGATTTGCGCAAAATGATCCGGTCGCACTCCCGCGAGTAGAAGCCGGCGGTAAAACCCCGGGGATAGCAGTCCATGATCGCCGCCAATTCGGGGCCGGCCAATCGCTTGAATCCGGCCATGTCCCCGGCCAGGAGCAAAGCCTGGTGTTTCTGCAGGCTCACCCGGACCAGACCGGCCAGAGTGCCGATCTGCTCCCGGCGGGCCCGGACGGTCTGATTCCACAGCAGGCAGCTGATGATCAGGATGACACAGGTGACGCTGAGCAATAGCGTCTTTTGTTGCATTTTCTGGATGTCTCGCGTTAGCGAATGAGCCATGGTACCCCCCGAAAATCATAACAAATCTGTCTTTAGAAGCCATGTGATAAAGTCTTTTGAATCGGAAATCAGCTTGCAAAAAGGTTTAAAAAAGACTTTATCACTTGCTTCATGCAATCGCTGTGACTCTTCCGGCTTTTAGCCGGGTTTATCACAGCTCTTTTAGAAGCGTTGTGATAAACCCCGTCCGAAGGTCGGGGTGTTCACAAAAGCTCAGAAAAGCGAGTGATAAAGTCGTTTTTTAGTCCATTAAAAGGATGATTTCCGAATTTGAGGACTTTATCACAGGGCTTTTAGGATAAGCAGCTAAATTTTTTCATTCGCTTACCTCGTATTCATCATCGGCCAGTGGGCCGGTCTCGATTATATATGAATAAAAAGATATTTCGCGGGCGGATAAGGGGTCCGGCGATGGGAGATTCTACATTCAAACTTCCGCAACGTGAAAACAGGCACTCCTCATCTTTAAAAGCGGAGCACGGGCATGAATTGGCGGGCTGTCTTGCACGACAAGATTCTCATGGGGGCCGGGGCGGGCCTGGTGGCGGACCTGCTCCAGGATCGGTTGCAGAGCGTGATGAAAAAGCAGGGCTGGATCCGGCTGACGCTGGACCAATTGGCCGGCAGCCTGTTCATCCGCGATGTTTCGCTGCTGGACAGTCCTTTGGCGGAGCTCGTCAGCACGTTCTCCGGCGTCATCTTCAGCATGATCCTGGGAATCCTCTTCGTGTATCTTCTCGACCGCCTGGGCTTTCGCTACGTCGTGTTCAAAGGCGTGCTCTTCGGGGCCGTGCTCTGGTTCGCGGTTTACGGCGGCCTCTGCGCCGCGCTGGGAATCCCCCATCTCCAAGACCATCAGCCATTGCACGCTCTGGTCCAGCTTCTGGGACATCTGGTCTTCGGCCTGCTGCTGGGGGGCATCGTCGCCTGGTATAACCGCGCGTTATGGAAGGTCCCATAGCGCTTCACCCGCCCCGCGAACCGCAAAAAAGCCGGCCCATTACCGGGCCGGCTCAACTTCTCAATGAGACTCATTTCTTGATCGCGTCGTCAAAAGCGACCGTGGAGGGGCTAAAATCGATCCGGCGCACATACTCCAAAGACTCCTTGGCGCCAAACTCCCGCTCCATGCCGCTGTCCTCCCACTCGATGGAGAGCGGCCCGGCATAACCGATGGCGTTCAGCTCGCGGATGATCTCCTCGAAATTGACGCCGCCGTGGCCGATGGAGCGGAAGTTCCAGCCGCGCCGGGTGTCGCCGAAGGTGATGTGGGAGCCCAGGATCCCCGCCCGGCCGTCCAGGGTGACGGCCGCGTCCTTCATATGGACGTGATAGATGCGCTCGGGAAAGTCCCGGATAAAGAGGTGCGGCGTCATCCCCTGCCACAGCAGGTGGCTGGGGTCAAAGTTGAAGCCCAGGGTCGGCCGGTACTCGAACTCTTTCAGCAACCGCGCGGCGGTGTAAAAGTCGAAGGCGATCTCGGTGGGATGGACCTCCAGCGCGAATTTGACGCCGTTGCGGTCGAATTCGTCGAAGATCGGCGTCCACAGCCGGACCACCTCCCGGAACCCTTCCGTTACCATCTCCTCGCTGGTCTGGGGGAAGGAATACCAGAACTTCCAGATCGGCGACCCGGTAAACCCGGTCACCACCGAACAACCCATGTTTTTGGCGGCCCGCGCCGCATACTTCATCTCCCGGATCGCCCACTCGCGGATCCGCTCCGGATTCCCCTTGCAGTGAGCCGGCGCGAAATTGTCGAGCCGCGGATCATAGCGGTCGGCTACGCACTGGCCGGCCAGATGAGCCCCCAATGCCCAGCATTTCAAATTGTACTTCGCCAGGACCCGTTGGCGTTCCGCCACATAGCCGGGGTCCTCCGCCGCCCGCTGGAGATCCAGATGATCGCCCCAGCAGGCAATCTCCAAACCGTCAAACCCCATGCCGCTGGCCTTGCGGCAGATCTCCTCGAACGGCAGATCCGCCCATTGCGCAGTGAAAAGTGTTACCGGTCTCGTCATCCCAATCTACCTCCTCGTCGTTTTTGTCAGTCGAAAGTCAAAGGTCGAAAGTTGTAAGTCAAAAGTCGCAAGTCAAAGGTCGAAAGTCAAAGGTCGAAAGTCAAAGGTCGTAAGTCCAAGGTCGTAAGTCGAAGGTCGCAAGTCAAAGGTCGTAAGTCCAAGGTCGAAAGTCGAAGGTCGTAAGTCGCAAGTCAAAGGTCGAAGGTCGTAAGTCAAAAGTCGTAAGTCCAAGGTCGTAAGTCAAAAGTCGTAAGTCCAAGGTCGTAAGTCCAAGGTCGTAAGTCAAAAGTCGTAAGTCCAAGGTCGTAAGTCACGATAACTCCTTGACTTTCAACCCTTTGACTCTTTGACTTTTGACTTTCAACTCTTCGACTTTTGACTCTTTAACTTTCGACTCTTCGACTTTTGACTCTTTAACTTTCGACTCTTCGACTTTTGACTCTTTAACTTTCAACTCTTTGACTTTCGACTCTTCGACTTTCAACTCTTTGACTTTCGACTCTTCGACTTTTGACTCTTTAACTATCGAGCTCGACCCAGACCGAACCGCGCTGGCTGCTCTCGACGCAGCAGTTGATGAATTTGACCCCGTCGATCCCCGCCGCCGCCGTCGGGAAATCCAGGTCGTCCTCGGTCAGGGCCAGGCCGGCCCGGTGTTTGGTCAAGGCCGCGCCAAAGGCCGCGTAGAGATTGGCGAAAGCCTCATAGTACCCTTCGGGATGGCCCGAGGGGATCCGCGCCAACCGGGCCGCCGGCGGGTACAGATAGCCGCAGCCCCGCGACAGGATCTGCACCGGCTGGCCGAGGAGCGCCACTTTCAGGTAGTTGGGGTTCTCCTGCTCCCATTCGATGGAGCCCTTGGTGCCGAAGATCCTGACCTTCAAGCCGTTATCGTGGCCGACCGCGATCTGGGAGCACCAATAGACCCCGCTGGCGCCCCCGGCGTAACGGACCAGCACTTCGCCGTTGTCGTCCAGCGCCCGGTCCGGGCCAAACGATTGCAGGTTGGCGCAGAGCGACTGAATCCGCAGCCCGGTGATGTAGGAGACCGTATGCTCGATATGGCTGCCGATATCGCCGACGCAATTGGAGATCCCGGCGTAGCGGGGATCGGTCCGCCAGGCCGCTTGCTTGTTCCCGGCGGCCTCGGCCGGGGTGGCCAGCCAATCCTGGGGATACTCGCCCATCACCACCCGGATCGCGCCGATATCGCCGCGCCGGATCATCTCCCGGGCCTGTTTGACCAGGGGATAGCCCGAATAGGTGTAGGTCACGCCAAACAGCAGGTTCCGCTCCCGCGCCAGCTGCCCCAACTCTTCCGCCTCGGCCACGGTGAAGGTCAGCGGCTTGTCGCAGACCACGTGGACGCCCCGGGTCAAGAAGGCCTTGGCCGCGCCGTAATGGGCGTGGTTGGGGGTGACGATCACCACGAAATCGATGCCGTCCCGGCGGGCCGCTTCGCCGGCGGCCATCTCCTCGTAATCCCGGTAAAGCCGCTCGCCGGCCACTCCCAGGCTCGCGCCGGTGGCCAGGGTATTCTGGAAATTCCGCGAAAAGCAGCCCGCCACCAGCCGGGCCGTGTTGTCGAAGGCCACCGCTTTGCGATGCACCTCCCCGATGAACGAACCCGCTCCGCCGCCGACCATGCCGTACCGCAAAACCGCCCCGCCGGACAGCGTCTCTTTCCCTTCAATCATCTTTCTCACCTCTCATTTGAATGGCTTGCCACACCGCCAAACCCAGTGGACTACCCCCATAACTTATGATCCCGGCCCCTAATTCATGCCGGCCGGGCAGGACACGGCCGTCCCGGAGCGGTTTGGCGAAAAAATTCCCCGCGGCCGCCGCAGGGAAAAGGAAGTGCGTTGCTTTTTGAAAGCGTTGTGATAAACCCCGTCCGAAGGTCGGGGTGTTCACAAAGGCTCAGAAAAGCAAGTGATAAAGTCGTTTGATATCTTTTTGCAAGGCAATTGCCGATTCAAAAGACTTTATCACATGGCTTTTGAATTCCTTCGGCAGCGAGACCGCTTCAATCGGAAGCCGGCCCTTTTTTGCCCTCCTGAACCACCATCGCCATGACTTTGCCGTGCGAGAAGATCTCTTCCAAAGCCATGGCCGCCGCCCCGATCATTCCCGCCCGTTCCCGTAGCCGGGAACGTTTGATCGCCAGATCGCGGGTGGCCAGCGGCAATGAGCGTTGGTAGATCTGCTCCCGGATCGCCGCCAAAAACCGGCCGCCCAGGTTGGCCACGCCGCCGCCGATGATGATCAGCGAAGGGTTGAAGAAGTTGACCAGCTTGGCCAGGACCTGGCCGATAAGCCTGCCGCTCTGCTGAATCATCTCCACGCAGGCCAGATCGCCGTGGTCCGCCAGGTCTCCGACGTCCGCGGCGGTG encodes:
- a CDS encoding two-component system sensor histidine kinase NtrB, whose translation is MAHSLTRDIQKMQQKTLLLSVTCVILIISCLLWNQTVRARREQIGTLAGLVRVSLQKHQALLLAGDMAGFKRLAGPELAAIMDCYPRGFTAGFYSRECDRIILRKSNVRDIDVDRYIPTVPGRRSWPRLEPRYSFQWSAISRQWILQCFYPVVLRGVVVGHVFANITFWELIYLWLPIIGGLLVAFAICGYLSAGNITWLARKIQRNLDKLLLAGRQEPAAVLDYEELESIFRLNQKTYQNLYNTERHKLQMLENCPWGYSVIDSSGVYVDFNQTGAQMLGARPDDFIGRRVTAFGVKNPPLLEALLEKKKVVREMVFPIPESKPKILFAYCFPINLESGEEGAMSWFVDMTEQRLLEMHVRHIERLSAIGEMVSTFVHDVRNMLAAMKCLAQYGYLMPASQDPKPQFHRIDDLIGNVSDYLNRMLRFSRAGNEVSTTCSVKEMFDNAKVILGGKLETVTIVEALTEPEPLVTINQLDFQYVLLNLLTNALEAMTGPGEIRFSAAYTDGGMVRIELADNGRGIPAKDIPKIWNMFFTTKEKGTGIGLAVAKKVIEQFRGEISVSSVVDEGTTFTILLPAAK
- a CDS encoding Gfo/Idh/MocA family protein; the protein is MIEGKETLSGGAVLRYGMVGGGAGSFIGEVHRKAVAFDNTARLVAGCFSRNFQNTLATGASLGVAGERLYRDYEEMAAGEAARRDGIDFVVIVTPNHAHYGAAKAFLTRGVHVVCDKPLTFTVAEAEELGQLARERNLLFGVTYTYSGYPLVKQAREMIRRGDIGAIRVVMGEYPQDWLATPAEAAGNKQAAWRTDPRYAGISNCVGDIGSHIEHTVSYITGLRIQSLCANLQSFGPDRALDDNGEVLVRYAGGASGVYWCSQIAVGHDNGLKVRIFGTKGSIEWEQENPNYLKVALLGQPVQILSRGCGYLYPPAARLARIPSGHPEGYYEAFANLYAAFGAALTKHRAGLALTEDDLDFPTAAAGIDGVKFINCCVESSQRGSVWVELDS
- a CDS encoding sugar phosphate isomerase/epimerase family protein; this translates as MTRPVTLFTAQWADLPFEEICRKASGMGFDGLEIACWGDHLDLQRAAEDPGYVAERQRVLAKYNLKCWALGAHLAGQCVADRYDPRLDNFAPAHCKGNPERIREWAIREMKYAARAAKNMGCSVVTGFTGSPIWKFWYSFPQTSEEMVTEGFREVVRLWTPIFDEFDRNGVKFALEVHPTEIAFDFYTAARLLKEFEYRPTLGFNFDPSHLLWQGMTPHLFIRDFPERIYHVHMKDAAVTLDGRAGILGSHITFGDTRRGWNFRSIGHGGVNFEEIIRELNAIGYAGPLSIEWEDSGMEREFGAKESLEYVRRIDFSPSTVAFDDAIKK